The Deinococcus depolymerans genome includes a region encoding these proteins:
- a CDS encoding VanW family protein, with protein MTLSRRSWLLSALLLAGPGGAAQTIPAQTTPAQTTPAQAAPGIPALPPAPAPAPPPPGPPPTEPSPAEPSPPVPAPPVPSPVPAPATPTPEVTVPAPRITAPLLINVETQWPALVNGRKTTVPFTRTLTIPGKRVELLRQRGVITESLEADLQRFLRDLPTTPQDARFEELWDGWAVVQRNGLQVNIDKTRANLLAALKDPRGVKVNVVLGAQSAPRRTLDYFLSRGVTAHLGTGETNYYGSSPARVTNIHVGASRFQDRLVEGGTVSFNELVGPITLNAGFVTGLVIAGERTANGVGGGICQVSTTVFRALYGAGLPVTQRQNHSYQVHYYDPQGLDATIYQPSLDLRFANDTGGALWFQTTWDDQESRLSVSVFGKARDFTVQVGAPRTLKTTPAPADRLIPDASVPAGQRRQVDWAAPGAVIEVQRSFLRGGKVFKQDTLKSTYRPWPNIFLVGR; from the coding sequence ATGACCCTGTCCCGTCGGTCCTGGCTTCTGAGTGCGCTGCTGCTGGCTGGGCCCGGCGGCGCGGCGCAGACGATCCCTGCGCAGACAACCCCCGCGCAGACGACCCCCGCGCAGGCGGCGCCCGGCATCCCGGCGCTTCCGCCCGCCCCGGCGCCCGCGCCCCCACCGCCCGGCCCTCCACCGACTGAGCCCTCCCCGGCCGAGCCCTCCCCGCCGGTGCCTGCTCCCCCCGTCCCCTCCCCTGTCCCGGCGCCGGCCACGCCGACCCCCGAGGTCACGGTGCCGGCCCCCAGGATCACGGCCCCGCTGCTGATCAACGTGGAAACCCAGTGGCCGGCACTCGTGAACGGCAGGAAGACCACCGTGCCGTTCACGCGGACCCTGACCATCCCCGGCAAGCGCGTGGAGCTGCTGCGGCAGCGCGGCGTGATCACCGAGAGTCTGGAAGCCGACCTGCAACGGTTCCTGCGTGACCTGCCCACCACGCCGCAGGACGCTCGATTCGAGGAACTGTGGGACGGCTGGGCGGTCGTGCAGCGCAACGGCCTTCAGGTGAACATCGACAAGACCCGCGCCAACCTGCTCGCGGCCCTGAAGGACCCGCGTGGCGTGAAGGTGAACGTGGTCCTGGGTGCGCAGAGCGCGCCGAGACGCACGCTGGATTACTTCCTGTCGCGCGGCGTCACGGCGCACCTGGGAACCGGCGAGACGAATTACTACGGCAGCAGCCCGGCGCGCGTCACGAACATTCACGTGGGTGCCAGCCGCTTTCAGGACCGGCTGGTCGAGGGGGGGACCGTGTCGTTCAACGAACTGGTCGGTCCGATCACCCTGAACGCCGGTTTCGTGACCGGGCTGGTCATCGCGGGGGAACGCACCGCGAACGGTGTGGGCGGCGGCATCTGTCAGGTGAGTACCACGGTGTTCCGCGCGCTGTACGGTGCGGGCCTGCCGGTCACGCAGCGGCAGAACCACTCGTACCAGGTGCATTACTACGATCCGCAGGGTCTGGACGCCACCATCTACCAGCCCAGCCTGGACCTGCGGTTCGCCAATGACACGGGCGGCGCGCTGTGGTTCCAGACCACCTGGGACGATCAGGAATCCCGCCTGAGTGTCAGCGTGTTCGGGAAGGCGCGGGACTTCACGGTGCAGGTGGGCGCTCCACGCACCCTGAAAACCACACCCGCTCCCGCTGACCGCCTGATTCCCGACGCCAGCGTGCCAGCCGGGCAGCGCCGTCAGGTGGACTGGGCCGCGCCGGGCGCGGTGATCGAGGTGCAGCGGTCCTTCCTGCGCGGCGGGAAGGTCTTCAAGCAGGACACCCTGAAAAGCACGTACCGGCCCTGGCCGAACATCTTCCTCGTGGGTCGCTGA